In Methanothermus fervidus DSM 2088, a single genomic region encodes these proteins:
- a CDS encoding thiamine biosynthesis/tRNA modification protein ThiI (COGs: COG0301 Thiamine biosynthesis ATP pyrophosphatase~InterPro IPR004114: IPR020536: IPR003720~KEGG: mth:MTH1685 hypothetical protein~PFAM: Thiamine biosynthesis protein-like; THUMP domain protein~SPTR: O27720 Probable thiamine biosynthesis protein thiI~TIGRFAM: thiamine biosynthesis/tRNA modification protein ThiI~PFAM: Thiamine biosynthesis protein (ThiI); THUMP domain~TIGRFAM: thiazole biosynthesis/tRNA modification protein ThiI), translated as MENFTYDLIIARYGEIGIKSPKVRKKFENKLVQNIKSSLNADIYIEDGRIFIYPKNFKKALKSLKRIFGIVSFSPAIKTSAEFNEIKNKLVDYVRRLGINKKMSFAIRPRRVGNHEFTSQDLAEFAGDVVVKETGAKVDLDNPDIEIFIEVRHENSYIYHEIVEGPGGLPVGTQGKVIGLLSGGIDSPVALYLMMKRGCSVTALHFDIRPFTIDGNIKKVKKISEVLESYSSGEFELLILKYGDVLKKIKKIAGKSTCIVCRHLMYKIAEKIAKKKNAHAIVDGSSLGQVASQTLPNILTTHYGIEIPILSPLIGMDKTEIRKIAEKIGTYEISCESPDICKAVPKHPVTYSTPKKLTSILDRMDVDEILKKY; from the coding sequence ATGGAGAATTTTACTTATGATCTTATAATTGCAAGATATGGTGAAATTGGTATAAAAAGTCCAAAAGTGCGAAAAAAATTTGAAAATAAATTGGTTCAAAATATCAAATCTTCTTTAAATGCAGATATCTATATTGAAGACGGTAGAATATTTATTTATCCAAAAAATTTTAAAAAGGCTTTAAAATCTTTAAAAAGAATATTTGGAATCGTATCGTTTTCTCCAGCCATCAAAACATCTGCAGAATTCAATGAAATAAAAAATAAATTAGTAGATTATGTACGGAGATTAGGGATAAATAAAAAAATGTCATTTGCAATAAGACCACGTAGGGTAGGTAATCATGAATTTACTAGTCAGGATCTAGCAGAATTTGCTGGAGATGTAGTAGTTAAAGAAACTGGTGCAAAGGTAGATTTAGACAATCCTGACATTGAAATTTTCATTGAAGTGAGACATGAGAACTCATATATATATCATGAAATTGTGGAAGGACCAGGTGGCTTGCCTGTTGGAACCCAAGGTAAAGTAATAGGGTTGTTATCAGGAGGTATTGATTCTCCTGTGGCTTTATATCTTATGATGAAAAGAGGATGTTCTGTAACTGCATTACATTTTGATATACGACCTTTTACAATAGATGGAAATATAAAAAAAGTTAAAAAAATTTCAGAAGTTTTAGAATCATACTCTAGTGGAGAATTCGAATTATTAATTCTAAAATATGGCGATGTCCTTAAAAAAATTAAAAAAATTGCAGGAAAATCAACATGTATTGTATGTAGACATTTAATGTATAAAATTGCAGAAAAAATTGCAAAGAAGAAAAATGCACATGCAATTGTAGATGGAAGTAGTTTAGGCCAGGTTGCATCACAAACATTGCCAAACATACTTACAACACATTATGGAATTGAAATTCCAATTTTAAGTCCACTTATTGGTATGGATAAAACTGAAATACGAAAGATAGCTGAAAAAATAGGGACATATGAAATATCTTGTGAAAGTCCCGACATATGTAAAGCAGTCCCTAAACATCCTGTAACTTACTCTACACCAAAAAAACTAACATCAATATTAGATAGAATGGATGTTGATGAAATCCTTAAAAAATATTAG